A part of Acidimicrobiia bacterium genomic DNA contains:
- the acpS gene encoding holo-ACP synthase has translation MRIIGLGIDLADIERVRVVLGKYPRFAERCFTDHEREYAFRFSKPERRLAARFAGKEAVMKSMGTGWRRIRWTDVEITGGGKPTVRLYGTAQKRAEMLGVTGFEVTITHTDKDAMVFAIALGEH, from the coding sequence ATGCGCATCATCGGCTTGGGGATCGATCTGGCCGACATCGAGCGGGTTCGCGTTGTGCTGGGCAAGTATCCGCGGTTTGCCGAGCGGTGCTTCACCGATCATGAGCGGGAGTACGCCTTCCGATTCAGCAAGCCGGAGCGGCGATTGGCGGCGCGATTCGCCGGCAAGGAGGCCGTGATGAAGAGCATGGGCACCGGGTGGCGGCGAATCCGGTGGACCGATGTGGAGATCACCGGCGGCGGCAAGCCCACGGTCAGGCTCTACGGCACCGCCCAGAAGCGGGCCGAGATGCTCGGTGTCACCGGCTTCGAGGTGACGATCACCCACACCGACAAGGACGCGATGGTGTTTGCCATTGCTCTAGGGGAGCACTAG
- the glmS gene encoding glutamine--fructose-6-phosphate transaminase (isomerizing) — MCGIMGYVGPKDAAQIVVEGLRRLEYRGYDSAGIAVHDGTVLTVTKAEGKLSRLAAVLEDSPVAGHFGIGHTRWATHGAPSDRNAHPHTDPGGDFVVVHNGIIENFVVLRETLAAEGAEFTSETDSEVLAHLIAREYDGDLLEAVRRAVGKAEGAYALVAMCRQEPGRMVAVRMISPLVVGIGKGEMFLASDVPAILEHTRDIVVIENGEMVDITPDGWRIEKLDGTPVEREKLEITWDAEQAERGGYPHFMLKEIFEQPHAATETLSGRLLEDGRVALEDVHFPDGFIEGLDKIWITACGTAYHAGLVGKELFERLLRIPTEVGYAHELRYSDPIIQGTTLAVAISQSGETADTLAAAGLVKERGSRLLALTNVVGSTLSREATDILYTRAGPEIAVASTKAYLTMLVGEYLLALAIGRERGTLDPAIDETLVAGLRGIPAKIGEALKSEDQVVRIAERLARSAAPPRPEGTSDDIYFIGRGLDHAVSMEGSLKMKEISYIHSESMPAGELKHGTLALVTEGTPVVVVITQGDVYDKTVSAIQEVKARGAFVVAVAYEDDDQIAKHADEVLRIPRVPDVLSPLVSIIPLQLLAYHVAAARGHDIDQPRNLAKSVTVE; from the coding sequence ATGTGCGGAATCATGGGATACGTGGGCCCCAAAGATGCGGCCCAGATCGTGGTCGAGGGGCTTCGCCGCCTCGAGTACCGCGGATACGACTCGGCAGGGATCGCGGTGCATGACGGCACCGTGCTCACAGTCACCAAGGCCGAAGGCAAGCTCTCGAGGCTGGCAGCGGTGCTCGAAGACAGTCCGGTGGCCGGCCACTTCGGCATCGGGCACACCCGTTGGGCCACCCACGGTGCCCCGAGCGATCGCAACGCCCATCCTCACACCGACCCCGGCGGCGATTTCGTCGTCGTCCACAACGGGATCATCGAGAACTTCGTGGTGCTGCGGGAGACGCTTGCGGCCGAGGGCGCCGAGTTCACGTCCGAAACGGACTCCGAGGTGCTCGCCCACCTCATCGCTCGCGAATACGACGGCGACCTGCTCGAGGCGGTGCGCCGGGCGGTGGGCAAAGCCGAAGGGGCGTACGCCCTGGTAGCGATGTGCCGGCAGGAACCTGGGCGGATGGTGGCGGTACGGATGATCAGCCCACTGGTGGTCGGCATCGGCAAGGGTGAGATGTTCCTCGCCTCGGACGTGCCGGCGATCCTCGAGCACACGCGCGACATCGTGGTGATCGAGAACGGCGAGATGGTCGATATCACCCCGGATGGATGGAGGATCGAGAAGCTCGACGGCACGCCCGTGGAGCGAGAGAAGCTCGAGATCACCTGGGATGCCGAGCAGGCGGAGCGGGGCGGATACCCCCACTTCATGCTCAAGGAGATCTTCGAGCAACCGCACGCGGCCACCGAGACCTTGAGCGGACGCCTGCTCGAAGACGGCAGGGTTGCGCTCGAGGATGTCCACTTCCCCGACGGGTTCATCGAGGGACTCGACAAGATCTGGATCACGGCCTGCGGCACCGCCTATCACGCCGGCCTCGTCGGCAAGGAGCTCTTCGAGCGACTGCTACGGATCCCGACCGAGGTCGGTTACGCCCACGAATTGAGGTACTCGGACCCAATCATCCAGGGGACGACGCTCGCGGTGGCGATCAGTCAGTCCGGCGAGACCGCCGACACCCTGGCCGCAGCCGGGCTGGTGAAGGAGAGGGGATCGCGCCTCCTGGCCCTCACCAACGTGGTGGGCTCCACCCTGAGCCGCGAAGCAACTGACATCCTCTACACCCGGGCGGGGCCCGAGATCGCGGTTGCGTCCACCAAGGCGTACCTGACGATGCTCGTGGGCGAGTACCTGCTCGCGCTCGCCATCGGACGGGAACGGGGGACCCTCGATCCAGCCATCGACGAGACGCTGGTGGCCGGGCTCCGGGGAATCCCGGCGAAGATCGGTGAGGCGCTCAAGTCCGAGGACCAGGTGGTGCGGATCGCCGAACGCCTCGCCCGCTCGGCAGCGCCGCCGCGTCCCGAAGGTACCTCCGACGACATCTACTTCATTGGACGAGGGCTCGACCACGCGGTGTCGATGGAGGGCTCGCTCAAGATGAAGGAGATCTCCTATATCCACTCCGAGTCGATGCCGGCCGGCGAGCTCAAGCACGGCACCCTGGCGCTGGTCACCGAGGGCACCCCGGTGGTGGTGGTGATCACCCAGGGCGACGTCTACGACAAGACGGTCTCTGCGATTCAAGAGGTCAAGGCCCGCGGCGCCTTCGTGGTCGCCGTGGCCTACGAAGACGACGATCAGATCGCCAAGCACGCCGACGAGGTGCTGCGGATTCCCCGGGTGCCGGATGTTCTGTCGCCGCTGGTGTCGATCATTCCCCTGCAACTCCTCGCCTATCACGTGGCGGCGGCCCGAGGCCACGACATCGATCAGCCGAGGAACCTGGCCAAGTCGGTGACGGTGGAGTGA